One genomic segment of uncultured Desulfobacter sp. includes these proteins:
- a CDS encoding response regulator — MKENKSTNASKTTAIHTHVKNDPAAVESEEFSLTEVLDIAQLKPVLENFGSVMGIASAIADLEGNILISARWQRICADFHRVDARTCSLCVESDTKLAANLKEGKPFSIYHCKNGLTDAASPIIIEGRHIANLFVGQFFTEAPDKNYFKQQAHKFNFNVADYLRALDKVPIISQEKLLAILGFLTEFANIVACLGLERIKAKKAEKIASAQVKNAEKAQKKLLHYKAHLESLVKDRTERLEESENYTHLILQSMAEGVFVTDTKGRCTYANEAAQKMLGYEIKELVDHNIHDLFHHSNDDGSPHLRETCPIYLAYTQGITSFRRDEIFWRKDCSFFYTSYTSVPQRKGKAIMGSVVVFRNITARKKTEDALRKSEEHLKTILMTTNEGFFWVDNEARFLSLNDTMCKILKRPRENILGKTLFDFLDKENTAVLNEQLKRRVTGQMGVYDLSFNLPNDSKVTCLLHATPLYDENGVKKGSFAMVSDITYRKKMEEELILARDKAEAATQAKGEFLANMSHEIRTPMNAVMGMTHLALQTDLTPKQRDYLNKIQISANSLLGVINDILDFSKIEAGKMTMESIDFNLDEVLENLSTMIATKIREKEEVEVLFNTETDLPRQLMGDPMRLSQILVNLANNAIKFTERGEIVVSTKVLSRANHVTVLQFSVRDTGIGLTKKQMAQLFTAFSQADTSITRRYGGTGLGLSICQRLVEMMNGKIWVESTYGKGSTFYFTAAFKTVREARGGCHILPPELRDLKALVVDDNATSREIFQNMLESFSFNVTLAASGEEGLEEIEKSVGGRPYDIVVMDWKLPGIDGIEASKRIKKNSRLTHIPLIILVSAYGREEIMWQAEAAGLDGFLIKPISASVMFDTIMNALGKDGCIETPLTAEQEEKHVSDLLKCLKGARVLLAEDNEINQQVAMEILAAAEATVTLAVNGQEALDAVHTNHFDVVLMDLQMPVMDGYTATRTIRQDARFKDLPIIAMTAHAMAEDPEKSRHAGMNGHITKPIDPEVLYATLAEWISAATPEEDKPEGETESKTDTTPQPVPENNSALVPASPDEKTFPAFLDGFDLPSGLQRLQGNKALYRKLLINFGETYAQRTNEIRQALDAGDYSSAHKLTHEIKGVAGNLSASQLHTAASALDQLVKHANPQNPPPEDALATAVSTLERRMEEVLQSVLQLSSLTTDSAPETAPESAQRLPPDLAKEGSIRLREAAEMGDVSALTEISEEMAARSKEFTPYLNKIARMTEDFDFEGIIALADNLKT, encoded by the coding sequence TTGAAAGAAAACAAAAGCACCAACGCAAGCAAGACAACGGCAATACACACCCATGTCAAAAATGATCCGGCTGCTGTCGAAAGTGAAGAGTTTTCCTTAACGGAAGTGCTCGATATTGCGCAGTTGAAACCCGTCCTTGAGAACTTCGGTAGTGTCATGGGGATCGCCTCGGCCATCGCTGATTTGGAGGGAAATATCCTGATATCCGCCCGCTGGCAGCGAATCTGCGCCGACTTTCATCGTGTTGATGCGCGGACATGTTCACTCTGTGTCGAAAGCGACACGAAACTGGCTGCAAATCTGAAGGAGGGGAAGCCTTTTTCGATTTACCACTGCAAAAACGGTCTGACCGATGCCGCGTCACCCATCATCATCGAGGGCCGGCATATTGCCAATCTTTTTGTGGGGCAGTTCTTTACGGAAGCGCCAGACAAAAACTATTTCAAACAGCAGGCTCATAAATTCAATTTCAATGTGGCGGATTACCTGCGTGCCCTTGATAAGGTTCCGATCATTTCCCAGGAAAAGCTGCTTGCCATTTTGGGTTTTTTAACGGAATTTGCTAACATTGTTGCCTGTTTGGGTCTTGAGCGGATTAAAGCGAAAAAAGCTGAAAAGATAGCCAGCGCCCAGGTCAAAAATGCTGAAAAGGCCCAAAAAAAGTTACTACACTACAAGGCACATCTTGAAAGCCTGGTGAAGGATCGAACTGAAAGGCTCGAAGAATCAGAGAACTACACCCACCTTATCCTGCAATCAATGGCAGAAGGTGTTTTCGTTACCGACACTAAAGGTCGATGCACCTATGCCAATGAAGCCGCGCAGAAAATGCTCGGATACGAGATCAAAGAACTTGTCGATCATAACATACATGACCTGTTTCACCATTCAAATGATGATGGATCGCCACACCTTCGCGAGACCTGTCCGATTTATCTGGCCTATACCCAGGGGATCACCAGCTTCCGCAGGGACGAGATTTTCTGGCGCAAGGACTGCTCATTTTTTTATACCTCCTACACAAGTGTGCCCCAGCGCAAAGGCAAAGCCATCATGGGATCTGTCGTGGTCTTTCGCAACATTACTGCCCGCAAGAAAACTGAAGATGCCCTGCGGAAAAGCGAAGAGCATCTTAAAACCATTTTGATGACGACTAATGAAGGGTTCTTTTGGGTAGACAATGAGGCGCGCTTCTTGTCCCTTAATGACACCATGTGCAAAATTTTAAAAAGACCCCGAGAGAATATTTTGGGAAAGACACTCTTCGATTTCCTGGACAAGGAAAATACGGCGGTCTTGAATGAGCAGCTTAAGCGAAGGGTTACCGGCCAAATGGGCGTCTATGATCTCTCCTTCAACCTTCCGAACGATTCAAAAGTGACCTGCCTGCTCCATGCCACCCCCCTTTACGATGAAAACGGGGTAAAAAAAGGGTCCTTTGCCATGGTTTCGGACATCACCTACCGCAAAAAAATGGAGGAGGAACTCATTCTCGCCCGGGATAAAGCAGAGGCAGCCACCCAGGCCAAAGGCGAGTTTCTGGCCAACATGAGCCACGAAATCCGCACCCCCATGAACGCGGTTATGGGAATGACCCATCTGGCCCTCCAGACGGACCTGACGCCCAAGCAGCGGGACTATCTTAACAAGATTCAGATTTCCGCCAACTCCCTGCTCGGGGTCATCAACGATATTCTCGATTTTTCAAAAATAGAGGCCGGCAAGATGACAATGGAGTCCATTGACTTCAACCTGGATGAAGTCCTGGAGAATCTTTCCACCATGATAGCGACAAAAATTCGGGAAAAAGAGGAGGTTGAGGTTCTTTTCAATACCGAAACCGACTTACCCCGCCAACTGATGGGAGATCCCATGCGGCTGAGCCAGATCCTGGTCAACCTGGCCAACAACGCAATCAAATTCACCGAACGCGGAGAAATAGTGGTTTCCACCAAAGTGCTCAGCCGGGCGAACCATGTTACAGTTCTCCAATTCTCCGTGCGGGATACGGGCATTGGTCTCACCAAAAAACAAATGGCCCAACTTTTCACGGCCTTTAGCCAGGCAGACACCTCTATCACCCGCCGGTACGGCGGCACCGGACTGGGGCTGTCTATCTGTCAGCGTCTCGTAGAAATGATGAATGGCAAAATCTGGGTGGAAAGCACCTACGGGAAAGGCAGCACGTTTTATTTTACTGCGGCTTTCAAGACCGTGCGGGAAGCCAGAGGGGGATGCCACATACTCCCGCCGGAGTTAAGAGACCTCAAAGCGCTGGTGGTGGACGATAATGCGACCTCCCGGGAAATTTTTCAGAATATGCTGGAATCTTTCTCTTTTAACGTTACCTTGGCGGCGTCCGGAGAAGAAGGGCTGGAGGAGATTGAAAAGTCTGTCGGCGGACGGCCCTACGACATCGTGGTGATGGACTGGAAGCTGCCGGGCATCGACGGCATCGAGGCCTCGAAACGAATCAAAAAAAATTCGCGGTTGACCCATATTCCGCTCATTATCCTGGTCAGCGCCTACGGCCGGGAAGAGATCATGTGGCAGGCTGAGGCAGCCGGGCTGGACGGTTTCCTGATCAAGCCCATCAGCGCCTCGGTGATGTTTGATACGATCATGAATGCACTGGGCAAAGATGGCTGCATAGAGACGCCGCTGACGGCGGAGCAGGAAGAGAAACATGTTTCAGATCTGCTCAAGTGCCTCAAAGGCGCCCGTGTACTGCTGGCTGAAGACAATGAGATCAACCAGCAGGTTGCCATGGAAATCCTTGCCGCTGCGGAAGCTACCGTCACCCTGGCCGTCAATGGCCAGGAAGCCCTTGACGCAGTGCATACAAATCATTTCGACGTCGTGCTGATGGATCTGCAGATGCCGGTGATGGACGGCTACACCGCAACCCGGACCATCCGCCAGGATGCGCGGTTCAAAGACCTGCCCATCATCGCCATGACAGCCCATGCCATGGCCGAAGATCCTGAGAAAAGCCGCCATGCCGGCATGAACGGTCACATCACCAAGCCCATTGATCCGGAGGTACTCTACGCAACCCTGGCGGAATGGATCTCAGCCGCCACACCTGAAGAGGATAAGCCCGAAGGAGAGACCGAATCAAAGACGGATACAACACCGCAGCCCGTTCCAGAAAATAACAGTGCTCTCGTCCCGGCATCCCCGGATGAGAAGACGTTTCCTGCGTTTCTGGATGGATTTGATCTTCCTTCCGGGCTGCAGCGTCTTCAAGGAAACAAGGCCCTGTACCGCAAGCTGTTGATTAATTTTGGAGAGACATACGCCCAGAGGACCAACGAAATCCGACAGGCCCTGGATGCCGGGGACTACAGCAGCGCCCACAAACTGACGCATGAAATCAAGGGGGTTGCCGGCAACCTCTCGGCATCTCAGCTGCATACCGCAGCCTCGGCGCTGGACCAGCTGGTTAAGCATGCCAACCCGCAGAATCCCCCCCCGGAGGATGCGCTCGCCACGGCCGTTAGCACTTTGGAACGTCGGATGGAAGAGGTCCTTCAATCCGTCCTGCAGCTGTCGTCATTAACGACCGACTCCGCACCCGAGACCGCCCCTGAATCGGCGCAGCGACTGCCCCCGGACCTGGCCAAGGAGGGCTCCATACGCCTACGGGAGGCCGCCGAAATGGGTGACGTGTCAGCACTGACTGAAATTTCCGAAGAGATGGCTGCCCGGTCAAAGGAATTTACCCCCTATCTCAACAAAATCGCACGAATGACGGAAGACTTTGATTTTGAAGGGATCATTGCTTTGGCCGATAATCTGAAAACTTGA
- a CDS encoding SpoIIE family protein phosphatase: MTMVNKITESILLVDDQPANLQVLMNTLKSLGCKLLVAKNGETALTIAQKMRPDLILLDIMMPGIDGFEVCRRLKADPDTQKIPVIFLSALDDTGDKVRGLQLGAVDYVAKPFQPEEVIARVNTHLTIHRLNREVQKQRDELEHELRVVSQLQRNLLPEGLPEVHGLKLAVHYETSRYAGGDYYDFMTLPGDLLAILVADAEGHSAPAAVMMAMTCALFRSCSADLNEPYRVLSFINENLCKVNRESFVTAVYAVYDTAHRTLRIACAGHPLPILYRYSEKTATEIPCDSVMLMGFAPYNDVPVSEVVLYPGDRILFYTDGTTDRFNTSEERYGTNRLLRQFTNAASDDPEAILKEIVDDISEFAGDCAADDDQAMVVIVVD, encoded by the coding sequence ATGACAATGGTAAACAAGATTACGGAATCTATTCTCCTGGTTGACGACCAACCTGCGAACCTTCAGGTGCTGATGAACACTCTGAAAAGTCTCGGCTGCAAGCTGCTGGTCGCCAAAAATGGCGAGACGGCCTTGACCATTGCCCAAAAAATGCGGCCGGATCTCATTTTGCTGGATATAATGATGCCGGGAATCGACGGATTTGAGGTATGTCGACGGCTAAAGGCGGATCCGGACACCCAGAAAATTCCGGTGATCTTTCTTTCCGCCCTTGATGATACCGGCGACAAGGTGCGCGGGCTTCAGCTGGGGGCGGTGGACTATGTAGCCAAACCCTTCCAACCCGAAGAGGTCATTGCCCGCGTAAATACCCACCTGACGATCCATCGGCTCAATCGCGAGGTGCAAAAGCAAAGGGATGAGCTGGAGCATGAGCTGCGGGTGGTTTCCCAACTTCAACGTAACCTTCTGCCTGAAGGGCTGCCCGAGGTTCACGGCTTGAAACTGGCAGTACACTATGAAACCAGCCGTTATGCCGGTGGTGACTACTATGATTTTATGACACTGCCAGGGGATCTTCTGGCCATTCTGGTCGCGGATGCCGAAGGCCACAGCGCTCCTGCCGCTGTCATGATGGCCATGACCTGCGCCTTGTTTCGTTCCTGTTCCGCTGACCTTAACGAACCTTACAGGGTGCTATCCTTCATCAACGAGAATCTTTGCAAGGTGAACAGGGAAAGTTTTGTAACGGCAGTCTATGCCGTTTATGATACCGCCCACAGAACGCTTAGAATCGCCTGTGCAGGCCATCCGCTCCCCATCCTCTATCGATATTCGGAAAAAACTGCGACCGAAATCCCTTGTGACAGCGTTATGCTGATGGGATTCGCTCCTTATAACGATGTGCCGGTTTCCGAAGTCGTCCTTTATCCTGGTGACCGTATTCTATTTTATACGGATGGGACCACCGACCGATTCAATACATCCGAGGAACGTTACGGGACAAACCGCCTGCTACGGCAATTTACAAACGCCGCCTCCGATGACCCTGAAGCCATTCTTAAGGAAATTGTCGATGACATCTCGGAGTTCGCAGGAGACTGCGCGGCCGATGATGATCAGGCTATGGTGGTTATTGTTGTTGATTAG
- a CDS encoding PQQ-dependent sugar dehydrogenase produces the protein MIKMNNFSSVCSDKKRFKFFPTLKTNLKMEIIMQLLKTISYLSLLVLLLSCKIYSESIVKSIDGNAGSRLFAENYAEFNEPWAMTFLPDGDLLVTEKGGSLILFNVNDRSKVSVGGVPRVAYGGQGGLGDIIVHPRFSDNRWIYMSYAEQETSGKKGAVVVRSQFTHESAKPKLKNIEVIWRQKPKVSGNGHYSHRLAFSPDGHLFITSGDRQKQTPAQSWTQDLGKVIRIDADGSVPSDNPFQNKGELAKTFWSIGHRNLLGIAFDRQGQLWTHEMGPRHGDEFNLTIGGDNYGWPIVSWGDQYSGMPIPDHDTRPEFNAPELYWVPTVAPSGLIIYNGDMFPKWRDNAFIGGLRSKSLVRIRIDGERAHEVERFAMGKRIREVEQGPKGSIWVLEDKKGGRLLRLTPYE, from the coding sequence ATGATAAAGATGAATAATTTTAGCAGTGTATGTTCAGATAAAAAACGCTTCAAGTTCTTCCCGACGCTCAAGACCAATTTAAAAATGGAGATAATTATGCAATTATTAAAAACTATTAGTTACCTCTCCTTGTTAGTGCTTTTGCTTTCTTGCAAAATCTACAGCGAATCCATTGTTAAATCAATTGACGGTAATGCGGGCTCAAGACTCTTTGCCGAGAATTATGCAGAATTCAATGAACCTTGGGCCATGACATTTCTTCCGGATGGTGATCTTTTGGTAACTGAAAAAGGCGGCTCTTTAATTTTATTCAACGTGAATGACCGATCCAAGGTGTCTGTCGGAGGCGTGCCTAGGGTCGCTTACGGTGGCCAGGGTGGCCTGGGTGATATAATTGTTCATCCCCGGTTTTCTGACAACCGCTGGATATACATGTCCTACGCTGAGCAGGAGACCTCAGGAAAAAAGGGTGCGGTAGTTGTCCGGTCTCAATTCACACATGAGTCTGCCAAGCCGAAATTGAAAAACATTGAAGTTATCTGGCGGCAAAAGCCAAAGGTCTCAGGCAATGGGCATTATTCGCACCGTTTGGCATTCAGCCCGGATGGGCATTTATTCATTACTTCCGGTGATCGGCAAAAACAAACCCCAGCCCAAAGCTGGACACAAGATTTGGGTAAAGTCATCAGGATAGACGCGGACGGATCCGTACCTTCTGACAATCCGTTTCAAAACAAGGGGGAACTTGCAAAAACCTTCTGGTCTATAGGGCATCGGAACCTGCTGGGCATTGCTTTCGACAGGCAGGGGCAACTGTGGACGCACGAAATGGGCCCAAGGCATGGTGATGAATTCAACCTGACCATTGGTGGAGATAATTACGGCTGGCCCATCGTTTCTTGGGGCGATCAATACTCAGGAATGCCTATCCCTGACCATGATACGCGTCCGGAATTCAACGCACCTGAGTTGTACTGGGTTCCAACTGTTGCGCCGTCAGGTTTGATTATTTACAACGGAGATATGTTTCCCAAGTGGCGGGATAATGCCTTTATCGGCGGGCTAAGGTCAAAGTCACTGGTACGAATCAGGATTGACGGCGAACGGGCCCATGAGGTCGAACGTTTCGCCATGGGCAAACGTATTCGAGAGGTTGAGCAAGGCCCCAAGGGTTCTATATGGGTTCTTGAAGATAAAAAAGGTGGCCGCCTGCTTCGACTTACTCCATATGAGTGA
- a CDS encoding universal stress protein — MKFKKILNPVDGSEHSMRATQYSVELAKQFDSKIILLHCHPRYPIVLAEPQFQNVIDEIMKNSEELIKPFEELLEESGVEYEIRILEGSPGKNIDTVVNVEKIDLIVMGSRGASNLEGLFLGSVAHQVLHKVNCPVFIIK; from the coding sequence ATGAAATTTAAAAAAATCCTTAATCCTGTAGATGGTTCTGAACACTCCATGCGCGCCACCCAATATTCGGTTGAATTGGCAAAGCAATTTGATTCAAAAATCATCTTGCTTCACTGCCACCCAAGGTATCCCATTGTTCTGGCAGAACCGCAATTCCAAAATGTCATCGATGAAATTATGAAAAATTCTGAAGAATTGATCAAACCTTTTGAAGAGTTATTGGAAGAAAGCGGCGTTGAATATGAAATCCGGATTCTGGAGGGTTCGCCGGGAAAGAATATTGACACTGTAGTAAACGTAGAAAAAATTGATTTAATTGTCATGGGATCAAGAGGAGCCAGTAATCTTGAAGGACTTTTCCTTGGGTCAGTGGCCCACCAAGTCCTTCATAAGGTTAACTGCCCTGTATTTATAATAAAATAA
- a CDS encoding NAD-dependent epimerase: protein MNVLITGAAGFIGSALSLRLLNDGHSVWGIDNLNDYYDVNLKKDRLARLSGYPDFKFILLDLADRSNMAKLFEENAFDCVVNLAAQAGVRYSLENPASYVDANLVGFGNILEGCRHGGVKHLVFASSSSVYGLNTHMPFSVRHNVDHPVSLYAASKKANELMAHSYSYLYNLPVTGLRFFTVYGPWGRPDMALFLFTKAILADEPIKVFNNGEMQRDFTYIDDIVEGVVRVMDKVPEPDPAWSGKNPVPSSSCVPYRIYNIGNNDSVPLMDFVHAIEDALGKKAKIDYLPMQAGDVPATWADVDDLIAATGFKPETSVKQGIRNFVDWYKEYYKT from the coding sequence ATGAATGTATTGATTACCGGTGCAGCCGGGTTTATCGGGTCTGCGCTTTCTTTGCGGCTGTTGAATGACGGTCACAGTGTATGGGGGATTGATAATCTCAATGATTATTATGATGTGAATTTGAAAAAAGACCGGCTGGCGCGTTTGTCCGGGTATCCGGATTTCAAATTTATTTTGCTGGATCTTGCGGACCGGTCCAACATGGCCAAGCTGTTTGAGGAAAATGCCTTTGACTGCGTGGTGAACCTGGCGGCCCAGGCAGGGGTGCGGTACAGCCTTGAAAATCCGGCCTCCTATGTGGATGCCAATCTGGTGGGGTTTGGCAATATTCTTGAAGGGTGCCGCCATGGCGGAGTCAAGCATCTTGTGTTTGCATCGTCAAGTTCGGTGTATGGGCTGAATACCCACATGCCTTTTTCGGTCCGCCATAATGTGGATCATCCGGTCAGCTTGTATGCGGCTTCCAAAAAAGCCAATGAGCTCATGGCCCATTCCTACAGCTACCTGTATAACCTGCCGGTAACAGGGTTGCGGTTTTTTACGGTGTATGGTCCCTGGGGCAGACCTGATATGGCGCTGTTCCTCTTCACAAAGGCCATTTTAGCCGACGAGCCCATTAAAGTCTTTAACAATGGTGAGATGCAGCGGGATTTTACCTATATTGACGATATTGTGGAAGGGGTGGTCCGGGTGATGGATAAGGTTCCTGAACCTGATCCGGCCTGGAGCGGCAAAAATCCCGTTCCTTCAAGCTCGTGTGTGCCTTACAGGATCTATAATATTGGTAATAATGACTCTGTGCCGTTGATGGACTTTGTCCACGCCATTGAAGATGCCCTGGGCAAAAAAGCAAAAATTGACTATCTGCCTATGCAGGCCGGCGATGTGCCCGCCACCTGGGCTGATGTGGATGATCTTATTGCCGCCACCGGGTTTAAGCCTGAAACGTCTGTAAAACAGGGGATACGGAATTTTGTGGACTGGTATAAGGAATACTATAAAACTTGA